A window from Citrus sinensis cultivar Valencia sweet orange chromosome 5, DVS_A1.0, whole genome shotgun sequence encodes these proteins:
- the LOC102621081 gene encoding pentatricopeptide repeat-containing protein At1g31920, whose product MTRTSVLHQSLLLTQPEEPPKGPELNLRLKEQECLTILKTCKNLEEFKKVHAHVLKWGFFWNPFCASNLVATCALSHWGSMDYACSIFRQIDEPGAFDFNTLIRGFVKEVEFEEALFLYNEMFERGVEPDNFTFPALFKACAKLQALKEGMQIHGHVFKVGFECDLFVQNSLINMYGKCEKVEFASAIFKQMDQKSVASWSAIIAAHASNGLWSECLKLFGEMNNEKCWRPEESILVSVLSACTHLGALDLGKCTHGSLIRNISALNVIVETSLIDMYVKCGCLEKGLCLFRMMADKCQLTYSVMISGLAMHGQGKEALSIFSEMLREGLEPDDVVYVGVLSACSHAGLVNEGLLCFDRMKLEYRIVPTVQHYGCVVDLMGRAGMLGEALELIQSMPIQQNDVVWRSLLSASKVHHNLEIGEIAAKNLFQINSHHPSDYVLLSNMYARAQRWYDVAKIRTEMASKGLNQSPGFSLVEVARKVYKFVSQDRSHPAWDNIYEMIHQMEWQLKFEGYSPDISQVLRDVDEDEKRERLKGHSQKLAIAFALIHLSQGSPIRIARNLRMCNDCHTYTKLISVIYEREIIVRDRKRFHRFKDGTCSCRDYW is encoded by the coding sequence ATGACTAGGACGTCTGTCCTTCACCAGTCCCTTCTCTTGACACAACCTGAAGAACCACCAAAAGGCCCTGAACTCAATCTGAGGTTGAAGGAACAAGAATGTTTAACAATATTGAAGACATGCAAGAACCTGGAAGAATTCAAGAAAGTTCATGCCCATGTCCTGAAATGGGGTTTCTTTTGGAACCCTTTTTGTGCAAGCAATCTTGTGGCAACTTGTGCTCTCTCACACTGGGGCAGCATGGACTACGCCTGCTCAATTTTTCGACAAATCGATGAACCAGGTGCTTTTGATTTCAATACGTTGATTAGAGGATTTGTCAAGGAAGTAGAGTTTGAGGAAGCTTTGTTTCTTTATAATGAGATGTTTGAGAGAGGAGTGGAACCTGATAATTTCACATTTCCAGCCCTTTTCAAGGCATGTGCTAAGTTACAAGCATTGAAAGAGGGAATGCAAATTCATGGGCATGTATTTAAGGTGGGATTTGAATGTGATTTGTTTGTACAGAATTCTTTAATCAACATGTATGGCAAGTGTGAGAAGGTAGAGTTTGCTTCTGCTATTTTTAAGCAAATGGATCAAAAGAGTGTTGCTTCTTGGAGTGCTATCATTGCAGCCCATGCAAGCAATGGGTTGTGGTCTGAGTGTTTGAAGCTTTTTGGGGAAATGAATAATGAGAAATGTTGGAGGCCCGAAGAAAGCATATTAGTTAGTGTGCTCTCTGCTTGTACTCATTTGGGTGCTCTTGATTTGGGAAAGTGCACCCATGGCTCCTTGATTAGAAACATAAGTGCTCTCAATGTCATAGTAGAAACTTCCTTGATAGATATGTATGTAAAATGTGGCTGTTTAGAGAAGGGACTGTGCTTGTTTCGAATGATGGCTGACAAGTGTCAGCTGACTTACAGTGTGATGATTTCAGGGCTGGCTATGCATGGACAAGGCAAGGAAGCTCTTAGTATTTTCTCAGAAATGCTCCGGGAAGGATTGGAACCAGATGATGTTGTCTATGTTGGTGTTTTGAGCGCTTGTAGTCATGCCGGTCTTGTCAATGAGGGTCTGCTGTGCTTTGACAGGATGAAACTAGAGTATCGGATAGTACCAACAGTTCAGCATTACGGTTGTGTGGTCGACCTCATGGGTCGAGCTGGGATGCTTGGTGAAGCCTTAGAGCTTATCCAGAGCATGCCTATTCAGCAGAATGATGTTGTCTGGCGAAGCCTTCTTAGTGCCAGTAAGGTTCATCATAACCTAGAAATAGGAGAGATAGCTGCTAAAAACCTATTCCAGATAAACTCCCACCACCCTAGTGATTATGTGCTGTTATCAAATATGTATGCGCGGGCTCAAAGGTGGTATGATGTGGCTAAAATTCGAACAGAGATGGCTAGTAAGGGCTTGAACCAGTCGCCTGGATTTAGCTTGGTCGAGGTGGCAAGAAAGGTATACAAGTTTGTTTCACAGGACAGATCACACCCCGCATGGGATAACATTTACGAGATGATTCATCAGATGGAATGGCAGTTAAAATTCGAAGGGTATTCTCCTGATATATCACAGGTGTTGCGAGATGTAGATGAAGatgagaagagagagagattgaaaGGTCACAGTCAGAAGTTAGCAATTGCTTTTGCGCTCATACATTTGTCTCAGGGTTCTCCAATTCGAATAGCAAGGAACCTCAGGATGTGCAATGACTGTCATACATACACTAAACTGATATCAGTAATCtatgaaagagaaattattgTAAGAGATAGGAAACGGTTCCACCGTTTtaaagatggaacttgctcTTGTAGAGACTACTGGTAA